The DNA window ATGACGAAATCCCAGACTGACCTATATCGCCTCCTTTCCCGCGAATGGATCGGTTAACTGATTTACTAGCTCAAGACTGCCAATAACGGACTTCAAGACTGCTCGGATTTCGGGCCTTATCTACGAACTTTTCCCCATAAATATGATTAGATTGAGCAGCGGAGATGGGTTGGCCGACCCGTCTTAAATTGGATGTAATCAGTCACCACATCTGTTCTTTACTGGGGGGCCAAATCGGGTACAACAGGCAGGATTAGGTACGTCTGGTAAGGGAGAAACTGGGAGGATTTGAGAGCAGATTGGTGATTCGTTGAACCGACAGCAGGTCGAGGTTGCACCTATCCATCATTCCTAACGCCAGGGTGAATTGGCTTGAGTCCACCCCTGGATCAGCGTATATTGACGGAGCTGTAAGACCGTAGCAGTTACCGGTAGTTACGGCGGTTTCACCGTCTTCAGCGAGGTTCGACTTGCGCAGAATCGGCATATTCGGCTGGGGCATCGTGGCCCCCCGTTCGCCCAACATGGAAGCCTTTGCCCGCAACCTGGAGCAGTCGGAAAGCTGGCTGGCGCCCTTCGACGGGTTCGGTCCGAACAACTTCCTGGTGGGCGAACCCGATTTCGACTTCCGGGATTACCGGGCATGGATCGACGCCCGGTTTCCGTCGAACCGGTACACCCGCCTGGTCGACAAGATGGATCCCACCACGCTGCACGCGATCGGGGCCTTCATCCAGGCACTGGGACAGAACCCGGGCCTGGAGGAGGAACTCCAGGCGCTGGGAACGTCCGCCCACGTTTACATCGGCACCGGCGTCGGCAACATCCCCACCATCAGCCGGATCAGCATGGAACTGTACCGGGCCCAGCGCGCATGGGACCATTTCTGGGGTTCGGCGGAACGGAACGCCCGGCTTCGTGCCTATCTCACCCGGCACGACGATGAAGGCGTGGACGAAGCCATGCCGCCCCATCCGGAGACCGCGCCCTCCGCGACAAGAGACCAGGCCGAAGAATCCTGGAACGCTTACTGGACTACCCAGTCGGAGGAACTGAGGTCGTACCTCGAGACCCTGGCCGAAATCGAGGGGATGAACGTCGAGGGGACCGTCGAGTCCGGCAAAATGAAGCTCATTCGCGACAAGCAGCGCCGGAAGCACCAGCTGCAGGACGAATGGGGCGCTCCCGAGCCACCGTGGGAATGCGTCTCGGCCGACCTGATCTGGAACATCCACAACACACCCGCGTCGCAGGTGACCATGATGGGGCAGATTCACGGTCTGTCGCTGGCGCCCGTGGCCGCCTGCTCCACTTTCGGCGTGTGTCTCAAACTCGGCATGGACGCCATCCGGCGCGGCGAGGCAAAGGCCGTGGTCGTCGGCGCCACGGATCCGCCCCCCACGTCCCTGCTGGTGGGCGCTTTCTACCGCGCCCGGGTCTCCGCCGCGGACGGCGCCGTGTCCAAGCCCCTGACCGGGCTTCGCGGCACCCACGTCTCGGGCGGTTCGGTGCTCTGGATCATCGGGGACTACGATTACATGATTGAGAAGGGGTTCAGGCCGGTCGGGATGGAACCCCTGGCCGTGGGCGTCAGTTCCGACGCCGACCACATCATCACCCCATCGAAGGAAGGACCGCAAATGGCGGTCGGCCAGGCCATCG is part of the Gemmatimonadota bacterium genome and encodes:
- a CDS encoding beta-ketoacyl synthase N-terminal-like domain-containing protein; the encoded protein is MRRIGIFGWGIVAPRSPNMEAFARNLEQSESWLAPFDGFGPNNFLVGEPDFDFRDYRAWIDARFPSNRYTRLVDKMDPTTLHAIGAFIQALGQNPGLEEELQALGTSAHVYIGTGVGNIPTISRISMELYRAQRAWDHFWGSAERNARLRAYLTRHDDEGVDEAMPPHPETAPSATRDQAEESWNAYWTTQSEELRSYLETLAEIEGMNVEGTVESGKMKLIRDKQRRKHQLQDEWGAPEPPWECVSADLIWNIHNTPASQVTMMGQIHGLSLAPVAACSTFGVCLKLGMDAIRRGEAKAVVVGATDPPPTSLLVGAFYRARVSAADGAVSKPLTGLRGTHVSGGSVLWIIGDYDYMIEKGFRPVGMEPLAVGVSSDADHIITPSKEGPQMAVGQAIEDARVSAGDIASWDLHATATPGDFLEMENLLEMVPGSVTVTARKGTFGHGMSAGGGWELTAQYLGYARGALYPTPLSRDEVNPEIESLHTRFVYDTACPPPDGIAGKLSMGIGGINACVISRPLRDE